The genomic region GAGCGAGCGCTGTCGCTGGCGGGGTGAAGGCTGGTGATCGTTTCAGAGCCCCAGaactttattatatttttaaaacatgcacGAGGGGCCAGAAGCAATAACCCTGAGACTCGAGGATGGACCCGCAGGGAAACACCTCACATGTACATCGATCAACCCGTCCTGACTTCACGTTCAGCGTCACTCATTGTTTACCTGCAGAGAAGACAGATTCTGCCGTGTTTATGCCAAGTATCTTTAcgtagaaaaacacaaaaagaaaactaaatgaaaactacAGTAGTGCCATTATATaagaaaatgaatacaaatgatGAGCTTGTGAGTCTTTAATGAGATGCAGGGTCGTGATGTGAGACGTTGGCTCTGGATTTAGAAATGAAGGAGCTGCTTCTAGTCAGCGCCGCGAAATGACGACGGAGACAAAGACGTGCAGACCTGCAAGGAAAAGTGccaaaaatatagaaaaaaggttttatttataTCCTTTTATTAGCTGTTCCATTAATAGAAGCTACCTAGACTGCTACTCCACCCTCCCCAAATATAGATTCTGCTATTTTCTCCTCTGAAAAGAGGAACGAAACCCTTCAGGAACTCGCTTCTTATTGCCGTATGACAAACTTTTGATGTTGTCTACTTAAACTTCTATAAACTAATACTTTGTTCAGACGAGCAAATgggtaaaaaatatatatatatatatgttgcaAAAAATAGCCTGACCAGACATCTAACGTTCAGCCATGTGACGCATGACTCAGTAAAAAATCTCCATTTGGGTCACAAGAGAAACCTGCATGGCGAGCTGCTCCAAGCTTCAGTCACTTCCTTCATTTGGTCCTGAATTATCGCAAAAACAGCTTTGATACAAGAAGAACCACTCCGGCCATATTGGTTTGAGCTTAAATGTgccattaaagggacagtccaccccaaaatcaaaaatgcatgtTTCCTGATACCTGCAGTGCAATTTGTCCAACTAGATAGTTTGGGTGTGATTTGACATTGTCTGCCTTCTGCCTTCAGTcaacagaccttgttgtgagtaGTGTATCACCGTGCAGAAGGAGGCGTGCTTCTACTCACTGACGTGGCCATAATAACTATGCTACATAatctagctaacgttacagctcaACTTGACTCTTGACATCCTGTGCCGTCGAGAGCCGAGACTCATCAATGAGTAAATGCATGTTTCCTCCTGCGTGGCGATATGGAAAGAAAATAGTAGAAAATATCAGGGGTTAATAAAAATCTttcttcaaacacatttttcggAACAAATCTAGATGGACAAACATCCACATACAGGAGGAAAATTGCGTATTTTTGATGTTGGAGGTGAACAGTCCACTTAACAAAACTGTGAATAAGGGAACTCCaagtaaatattttaaaaaatgactaaggtgaaaaaaaaagtgaacgtTTTCTATTTAGATGTATAGTTTTTATAGAATCCACAGCTGAACTACAAATAACTCAAAAtacttttgttttctgcaaACCCAGTGTTGTATCAAGCTGATGATAGATTATGGTCACTGTACCTGGTATTTGTAGACACACCTGTGATATGTCAGTGTCTAACCCCAGTCAGCTCTCACTGCTGACGTGCTGTGACGCAGCTGCACCGACACACCGTGTTGTACAGTTCTGACAATCCTGAACCATCCCGTCTCCACCGGACACTTCTGTCAGTGAGCCTTTGTTGTTACAGCTGAGTTACCACCATTATTATAAGGAAGCATTTACTGTGGATTACATGGACTGATTATTCTGTCATGATCTGTCTCACTTGTTATAGATAACAACTGGGCACGGCGAAGTGAGTGAGTCAAGGTTGTGGCAAGCGAGATTTATTGGTACAAGAGATATTATTTCCCAGTTGACACCCTTGTATTACATGTACATATTAAACTGAAAGAAGAATCAATGAATCCCAAATAAATGCACTTGTTTGGTTcatttcccctctttttttgcatttcgTTTAATCAAAAATGTTCTGCCAAAATCATTCACTTCAACCACAGCACACCTGACTCCAACTGAACTGACACAAAGGTAGCCCAGAGTAGTCGctaaatattttattacaacatcAGTACATGTatacattgttttaaaaaaaagctaattcTTCATCAGAGGGTTTTGGAGTATCGCCGCTTGACAGAGTCTCTGTAGAACTGGAAGATCTTCTCTGATGCTTTCTGACTGACAGCTAtacactgctgcagctgtagaAGAAGAACAGTGAGTGTCTGTAATAATCACTTCACATAGAGCCGGAAAAATCACCATcagaccagcagcagctcactAACAGAAAGCACAATAATGACAGAGACTAGCAAGAACACAAGAAATACGCTGAACAATGTTGCAGCATTTCTGGAAAACAAGAGCATTTCTTAATTCATTTACTGACCTCATGGACTGAAAATGATCCTTtggttgatgacatcatcactctGCATTCTTTACTGTCAATAGCAAATGTCATCAAAGCTCGACTTTCCTAGTGAGGGCGGAACCAGACGAgaacaaatgtaataaatgcaGCGAGGATTACGACAGCGCTGACTGTTCTGGAAGAACGCTAAAATGCACAagagacattttgaaaaagtcATGCAAAGAAATTACTGATAAAAATAATCTGTCACAAGGCATTAAAAGGAGTCTTTGCCTGCAAATGATGGTGTAATTTGGTGTCCCCATTTTCCTCTGAATCTGCAGTGTTTGActctttttctacattttccaGTGTGTCTTTACAACTATAACAAAAACAGGCCTGACCCATTATTAGTTGAGACATACAAGGTTTTCATGAAGTGAACTTCATAGTGctgcaaaacacacaattaCCTTAAGTAAAATAACTTAGTGCATTTATGAGACTGGCTCCTCTCAGCTGATTGATTAAAATGTTacatgtgtgatttattttgtcccTTGAGGACTTAAAGACCCTTTAAGAGCAACAACCACTGGCTGTTCTTGTCGATATCAAAGAGCTTTGGGCTGTtgttcaacacaacacaacacaacacaacacatgattTACCTTCTCCTGAGCTGCAGTGGGGTCTGTGATGATCTGACCGTCTGCGTCGATGGCGCAGGTCACTCCACAGAACAGGCAGCTCATGGGCAGGCCTGCGTCCATCAGAGCCATACAGGCAGCATTCAAAAAGCAGGATAAGAGCTGAAGAGCAGGTAAGGAAGAACACCCACCAAACTAAGGCAACATCTCAATGTCCTACAAGCAGATTTTAAAGCAACTTAACAGCAGCGGGAAGTTTGATTGAAGGATACTGAACCATCATCATGGAGCACCTGAAGAacaagagtgagagaggagcGAGGATGAAGCGTCAAGAGGAGAGACGCCTCACACGTCTCTCGCACACATTGCTCTTGTGATCGCTCCCGCACAcctggaaaataaacaaatgtaggGATAAATACTTGATTCAGACTAGAAACTAACTGCCTCACTTATTCCATCTTGTGGTGTGTTGTGGTGGGACAACTTTGGACAGCAAGGCTTTAAAATCAACAGTTAATGACCTCCAAAAAacaattaacatttacattaagtAAACTTGGAGagacattttgtttctgtttctctgttctaGAATATTAAAAGGACAAATTATCACCCACATAAATGAAAGATTTAAACTACAGGAGATGCATTACACTCCCAGTTAACAAATCGAAATAAAGCTACATGATgagaatttagtttttttatttggatcatCACTTACTGGGCAGTCCCACTTTGGGCTGAATCAGCACCTCCAGTGTTGCCCGGTCATAGATTTCCTTGCTGACTTTGACCTCGGCTGGTCCGTACACTCCAGCCAACACACTGGTGTCTCCTTCACATAAGAACAACAGAGGAAATCATTACACAGACAAAACATAATTGATCCCATTCCTCAAGGGGGAAATTATGATCTGCTCTAAACACAACTGAAAAACGAAAGAATACAGACAATAACAGATCAATATGAAGTCTTGAGGGGAGAAAAGCATAAAAACGGCTAACATTAAAGTGTCTACTGCAGATGGAGCATCTCagctgagaggaaacacacCATCAGCATGACAACGAGTTTCATCGGATGTAATATGCAGTTACAGTATAAGCTAGTTACAGGAATACAGAACAAATCACAAACTATTGGATATTTAAACGAATCACATTCATCAGAGAGCTGCTACTGCTGCTTACTGTGATTGAAGTAAACTACAACTATcagaaaatctgatttaaatatGTAACACATGGGTTACTGAAGAGTTTTAATACGTTGTTTCACTAACGAAAGGTTCGTATACGTTGCATTATCTGAACATGTTACCTAAATGACTTGAGTACAGCGAGTTTTGACTGATTGTACGCTGTGGAATATGCTAAAAACAGCCTGAGTCCGGCTCCTGTCTGCCTCACAGCCGGCTAACATGCTTCATATGTGTCGTTACCTTGGACGAAGGACGCTGAACCGTCAGGTCGAGACAATAAACTCTGTTCACAGCCAAACTCTCTCAGAGAAACGTTTGAAGAGCCGCACACCTCCATCACGCTGCTATCACGGCGGAAAACCAGCTCGTCGCGGGAGAGTGACGTAGTATGTTTTCCTAGTTTAGGCCCTTCCTGATGACGTAAGGAGGAGGCGGTAAAACTTGAATATCCCCTAACTGAtgcttttaaatcatttaaatgatCGATGTGAGTATCTATATATGTAAGAGTGGAATCATACAGATCTGGAAACAAAATTATATGAtcgtaaatatatatattttttaaatgtgtactGGTATCGGTTGGCTAATGGCTAGCTTTCTAGTGTAACTCCACTAGCtactgttgttattattaccTCCAAATAATGATATTAGCTACATCAGTTTTAATTggtactagtgcagtgcccgtaagaaaaatgtgttcctataaaaaagttagaggttaagtagctttttcatggatggccaaatgaggctgtgtttgaaggtgggacgtcagggatatttaggtttgttgtgaaatccgatattccaggtaTAATTGGCtctttttgactatttttgattttgccattatatttcaccttaaaagctatttacttggtgtcattattttcagcacaacctcacatgtgtgactacagttatttttttattttgacatactgtattaacacaatggacctaacatcacaaaataaaaacataaaatccgagtagaaaaagttagatttttttactgtgaaaaccacaaatatgtttaacaaaccatttctttttacttataatgcaaatataaattgttgtttgctaaatttgtgcatacatttaaaaaatttacaaagatgtaactatttacatttaaatgcaggcaatgctcaggtctgcctgtgctccttccagctgaatgaagagctgcactgcctgctccacattcagcagtctcctcattgttctgactcattaaacaaaaaaccgactccactacacactaaacacactacaccaaacactacataacacactaactatacacactaaatgtcacaaatctctcaactctcaatatcgctgtctctatcgctgtctctacaccgaccgaCGTTGCCTGTTAATCATCCGCCTCCGTCAAAGTCCTtctacaatagtagaacgtctccgcctccgtccctcccacaacttcctgttcctcaacaaccaaacttgctgcttggacacgttcgtgacaaaagcccgtttttaccgtttcttcctgcaccagacacaaagcaaacgtgacggcgatgttcgcaaaaaagcgtggcggacattatttaccctcgGTCCAGTTTTGGATGTGCCGGTGGGTCCTGACTCTTGACTAGAACATTTTCTAAGCAGGTTGAAaacatacaagtttttttttacacaacttAAAGTGAATCCACAGTTATCCAGCATCAATGCTGAAGATCATCCAGCACAGACTCGTGCTGTTGGGACAgttaacataaacacacaggaacaaacagcagctgcatCTTAATGAATGTTCAggaattattaaataaatgctgCTGGGAAATAATAAAGATTCATGTTTGAGATCAAGATTAAAGCAAACACTGCTTTAGAATTCAATATCAACAATTCTGACATGTGGAATGTGGTGACATTTAATTAATGTTAAGCTGTAATCAATTTTGATGTCAACTTAAACAATTAGTACCAAGAAAACATTTCATAGACTGTCTTTAACAGTCGTTAGTGTCAACTAGCAGAATCATTCACTCAACAGTGAGTCAGGTGATGATGACCCTTTAGTTTCACCTGCAGCGTCACATTAGAGAGAAGTCTTTCCATTATAACTGGACCACTAATCCTCACTGCTAAACCAGACTGTGTGAATTAGATACAGTAATGTTCAGCTCAGTTTACACTGATAGTTATCATAAAATGATGCTCACATGATAAAAACATCTTTCATATAAATCTCACTGACAACTAAAATGTGCAATGTTATATTTCATTTCtcaagagcaaaaaaacaaaaagacaaactggCACATTCTGCCAAGTACCATCCACCAGCT from Sparus aurata chromosome 2, fSpaAur1.1, whole genome shotgun sequence harbors:
- the exosc5 gene encoding exosome complex component RRP46 encodes the protein MEVCGSSNVSLREFGCEQSLLSRPDGSASFVQGDTSVLAGVYGPAEVKVSKEIYDRATLEVLIQPKVGLPSVRERSQEQCVRETCEASLLLTLHPRSSLTLVLQVLHDDGSLLSCFLNAACMALMDAGLPMSCLFCGVTCAIDADGQIITDPTAAQEKESRALMTFAIDSKECRVMMSSTKGSFSVHELQQCIAVSQKASEKIFQFYRDSVKRRYSKTL